In Candidatus Omnitrophota bacterium, the genomic stretch TGAGATACGCGATGTTTTTTGAGCACCAGGAAGATATAAAGGAAAAAGTTAAGAGCGCTCTATTTTATCCTGTGATACTTCTAACTTTTGGTATTATCGTTGTGCTTTTTATAGTAACTTTCGTAATTCCGCAGTTTGCCCAGATATATATGAAGGCAGGCGTGCGATTACCGATACCAACATTGGTGGTTTATAAGTTTGGGCTGTTTATAAAACATTACTGGTATGCAGGGTTCGCTATTGCGATAGCGGCTATACTTCTGATGAAGCTATACTCCAGGACAAGCAGGGGGGCCATTCTTATAGATACTATGAAACTGCGTCTTCCTATCGTCGGGCCGCTATACAAAAAAGTGGCAATATCCAGATTTGCAAGGACGCTCGGCACTCTTTTGGGCGCCGGCGTCCCCATACTTCAATCTCTTGATATAACCAGGGAAGTTGTAGAGAATAAGATCCTTGAACAGGTAGTATCCGATGCCCGCCATTATGTCGAAAAAGGCGAACATCTTGCCGAACCATTAAAGGTAAGCAATGAATTTCCGACGGATGTGGTGCAGATGATCTCCGTGGGAGAGGAATCGGGCAATCTGGACGGCATGCTTAATAAAATTGCCGACTTCTATGACATGACGGTAAACTACGCGATAAAGAAGTTGACCACAGTGATAGAACCGATATTCCTGCTTATTTTAGGATGTATGGTAGGAGTTATTATGGCTTCGATGCTGATGCCTATATTTGACATGGTCAAGACGTTACGGCATTAAAGAAAATAATAAACAAAAAGAGAAAGGAGACAAAGAAAAATGTTTTCAAGAAAAGGTTTTACAATTTTGGAGTTATTGATAGTAATAGCGGTTATAGCGATACTGGTAGGCATCGCCCTGCCGAGGTTTAGAGGAATGCAGGATGAAGGCAATATCGCGAAGGCCAAGGGCGAGTTAAGGATGCTGCAGACAGCGGTAGAGAGCTACTACATACATAACAATAGCACTTTGCCGGCAACGACCGCGGCATTAACTACGGCAGTGCCGCAGATTGCGCCAACCGTATTGCCCACAGATCCGTTTGGCGGCGCAGCCTACGGATATAATCAAGGTACAACATTCTTTGTCCTGTATTCCGTAGGGCCCAGTCTTAACGGTGCGGCTACAATAAATGCCGCTGGAACGGTTACCGAGGTGAATGGCTCAAGCTGTGTTTACGTGACCAATGGCGGGCCAGTTGATACAACTCCGTAATTTTTCATTTGTTTCTGTGCGAAATAGAAAAGGAGGATTTAGCCTGCTCGAAGTGTTGCTGGCCATCCTCCTTTTAGGCACAGGTCTTGTCGCTCTCCTGCAGGTGGTGAATGCGGGATTATTTGTGGGCGGCCAAAACGAAGATATGATAATAGCCGCGAATCTTGTCCAAGAGAAGATAGAAGAGTCAAGAAATGCTTTATTTTCTTCCGTGGTTTCCGAAGAAAAAGCCGTGGTTTCAGGATTTCCCGCATTTAATCGCCAGGTAGACGTGACGCCCCCTCAAACAGGACTTAAACAGGTTAGTGTTACGGCCTATTGGTCCGCGAGAAACGCAGAGACGAGCACAAATATGGTGACCTATGTTTCGGACATCTAAAGGCCTGACACTGATAGAACTGTTAATCTCTATCCTGCTTATATCTGTGATGCTGGGTGCCGTATGGCTGATATATAGCGCGGGCTTTAACGTATTCTATAGCCAGGTATCACGGTATGATATAAAGGATCAGATGTCGCTGGCATACACAACTATGACGAGCGAGCTTCATCAGGCGACGGCTATAACAGCTGCTACGGCGACGTCGATTACGTTTACCGCGGATACTAATAGCGACGGGGTAAGCGAAACGATACAATATACTTGGGCGGGTACAGTTGGCGCGCCCTTGAATAGGGTAGTCGGCGCCACGACCACGGCTATGGTGCGCTCCGTTCAGAGTCTCGCATTTTCTTACTACAATACAAACAATGCCTTGCTTTCAATACCGGTAACTTTATCCAATGTACGCCTGGTTGCCGTGGATGGAACCGCTGTAAAGGCAGATGAAACGTTCCATCTGCGCACAAGCATTTATCTGCAGACTATATGAAAAATATAATAACAGATAAAAGAGGTTTTATACTTCTTTTGACATTTATCTTTATGACCGTGCTCACGGTGATTACCGGCGCCCTGATATATATGACGGCCTCCGATATGAGAAATATAGCGCCGCAGTCCGACGATGTTAATATGGAAGGCCTGGCCGATGCCGGGATAGAGAGGGCTCATCGCGCGATAAGAGATGATTATATCAATACTACATCAACCGGCGCGGCAGACTTAAGAGGTGGTGATACATCGCTATCCGTCAGTGTAGGTAATCCTAACAATATGAGATATATCGACAGCGCAACATCAGGTATAAACAGTAACTCCGACCAGGCCATTCTCAGGACCTTTGACTCAAGCTACATGAATACGAGGATAATATCGGTGCAGATACATGTCAGGGCGGACAGGGATGGAAGCGCGTCGGGCGCAGCGACGATCCAGGCCGCCTATACAACAGACGGCGTCAGCTATACGCCGGTTATTACCCGGGCCCTTACAACCACGGTTCTTGATTACTACGTGACGGTTCCCGTCCTGGCATCATGGTCGATTCTGATGGGTTCGAATTTTCGTCTTCGAACAATGCGCGTGGAAGGCAATAGCAGCGTAAATCTTGAATCTATGTTCTTGCGGGTTACTTATGGAATTGACACACCCGCGGAAGACTGGGCTACTGGAAGTTATGCGTCTTTTCCTGTCTCTTTGAGCGGTGGAACGATAGAATCCGTCACCGTTACAGATGAGGCAAGTAAGGTCCATTTAAATTACGCTTCGCAGGCGCTTTTAAGTAACCTTTTGACTAATCTTTCCATAGCCAGTGCGCCTACAAAAGCGACAAATATTGTCAGTTATCGCGGCGTTGGGTTGACAAATCCATTCGATAGCGTCGAGGAACTGCAGCAGGTGACGGGTATCACCGCGGCGGACTACGCAGCCATAAAAGACTACGTTACAGTTTACTCATTTGTAAATTCCAATGTCTTCAGGCCTACGGGTCCGCGTGCTCCCGTGAATATAAACACAGCTTCTTTCGAGGTCCTTAAGGCTATATTCGATTCATTGAACTTGGGCGCCAGCGACCCTATAAGCCTGGCGAATGACATAATAACATTCAGAGGTTCCACGCCTTTTACTTGTTTTTATTCTTCCAATGCGGCCGTTACAACGGATTTTTTTGATTTTGTGGATGCCCGTGCCTATCTTAGTAACGCTGAAAGGAACAGGGTAGTGGATAATTGCGACGCCTCATCTTTAGTGCCGGTTTCCGGGTTTGGCGGACAAAATTGCCTTACTACAGAATTATGTTACGCAGGATATTCATTCATGATAGACAGTCTGGCAAAGTATAATAATCGCAAGCTGCGCGTAAAAACATTGCGCGGAAATGACGGAGCCCATGTATTCTCCACTCATGCAGGCGACACCGTCCTTTCAGGTTGGCGTAAGGAAAATTTTGAATAGAGTTGTAAGTTGCGGGCTTTAAGGTATAATATCAAATTATGGATTTGAAAAATTTATTTAAAAAAGACTATGTTGTTGGTATAGATATAGGCTCTTATTCGGTAAAGATAGCGCAATTTGCCGTCAGAGAGGGCGGCCTTTATCTTTTAAAGGCGGAGTTAAAAGATGTCGGTATTTCCAAAGACTCCGAATCATATGAAAAAGATCTTATTTTGGCGCTGCATTACCTTATAAGAGGCGTTGACCTAAAAAAATCAAAGGTTATTATAAATATAAATTGCTCCTGTACCGCGATAAAAAAGATCACCTTCCCGTATATGCCGAAATCGGAGCTGCGGGAAGGTATAATGCTCGCCTCAAAGAATTATTTCCCGTTTCAGATAGATAAATCGGCGCTGGATTTTGAGATAGTGGGTGATGTGGTTGATAAAGGCATAAGGAAATACGAGGTAATGGTAGGAGTCTGCCCATCAGACACCATAAATAAATATCTGTCTTTAGTCCAAAAGGCCGGTATAAGGCCAGCGTCATTCGTTTTGTCGTCGCATTCACTGCATAAATTGGCTTTAAACTTATCCCGTAACGTGGAAGGGGTACAATGCTATGTTGATATAGGCAGTCTTCAGACCGAATTAGTGATATGCAAAGACGGCTTACTCGCATTTAGCCGCAAGATCCCTGTATGCGGCAATGATTTTACCAGGGCTTTGACAAGTGCGGTCGTAACCGATAAAGGTAAAATTCAATTATCGGCCGAAGAGGCCGAAAAGATTAAAAAAGATGTAGGCATGCCCGGTGAATCGGACTCCAGAGTGATAGATAATAAGATACCCGCCGCTCAAGTCCTGGCAATGCTGCGGACTCACGCCGAGCATCTTGTGAATGAAATAGACAGGTGTTTTAACTTTTATCATGAGGAGTCGGGCTCCGGCAGGATAAATTCTGTAACTATATTTGGCGGGGGCGCTTCATTAAGCGGGCTCACTAAATTTCTCTCTCAAGGGCTGGGGATGGAAGTAAAGCTTGGAGACGCGCTGGAGGGCCTAAAGACCGACGCAAAAACGGTAATACATGACATGGAAAAGGTGTCACATCGCATGGATCTGGCCATAGGCGCCGCTCTTACGCAAGCCAGGGGCCTGAATATTCTTCCTTCGGAAATAAAGGATCAGATGCAAAGGACGGTTAAGCGCGGGACGATAGCGGCGATAATTACAGCCGTTATTATAGCGTCAATACTCACTTTTGTAGGTACCAGGATAAAGATAGGCAATTTTGATAAGAGGATATCAGCCGCAAAACTTCAATTGACAAGCCTTCAGCCGGAAATTAAAAAGGCGGGAGGGATGAGACTGGCAGAGATGGTGCTTAAGAATGAGCCTTATTGGGAAGATGTGTTTAGGGAGTTAGGATCTATAATTCCAGGCGAAGCGGTTATAAAGCATGTAAGAATGCAGGGGGACCATCTTTATATGAAGGGCATAATAGCGTCTTCCGACGGACAACAGATGCTATCCGACTTTGTGATAGAGCTTGAAGATGGACTATTCAGCGATGTAAAGCTTGTGGAGAGTAGAAATTTACCTGATAAATCAGGCATTGAGTTTGAGATAGCCTGCTGGGTAGACTATGAACGTTAAAAATGAAGTTGTAAAATTAGTAAAGGACAACCCTGTAGTAGCGCTGGCCGCTGTTATTGCTATCGCGGCGTTTATCATTTACGCAATTGTATTTATACCGATGATGAATGAGATGAAGATAAAATATGTGGAATGCAGGCGCCTGGAAAATGATGTAACCAACGCGCGCAAAATAATAGATTATGCCAAGACTATGGGTAAGCCATATGGCGGCAGGATATTGATATCCGAAAAAGAAGCGGCTACCGGCATAGATGAATTTACAGAGCATGCCAAAGAGCGGGGCATAGAGTTTATCGCGGTTAAACCGCAAAATACCATATCGAAAGAGGGCATGGTATATAAAATAATGCCGATAGAATTGGAATTAGAGGCCGACGATAAGCAGTTCGTGGATTTTTTAGGGTCGATAGACGAGCTTAAGAAGGCTATAGTTACCGTAAACAGTATGGATATAACGCCCGACGAAAGCAATAATGCGCGGCTTCTTGTAAAGATGACGATATATGTTTATTTATCGGCCAGAGAAGATCTCTCTTAAGGCGGGCATAGGTATTATATGGACAATAAAAAAGTTATAATTCTGGTGGTGCTATCAATCTTCGCGGTTATAAGCCTCATATACGGTATAACGGCTAAGCCAAAATCGAGGATTGCCGGGCAGGGTATAACCGCAACTAAAGGACTGATGCCGCCGCAGGACGATATCTCCGTGGAAAGACGCGCCAAGAGAAGCAAATTTACCTCATGGAAGAGGAGCCCGTTTGTAGCCACCGGCACATCCACTTCCTCGAATCTCGTTTTAAGTGGTATAATATGGAACAAAGATAGGCCCAAAGCCATGATAGGTGACCGCATAGTTACCAAGGGGTCAGTGATAGAAGGCAGCACCGTAGTGGAGATAAAACCCGGCAAAGTCATATTGAACGATGGAACGAAGGATTTTGAACTAAAGATAGAGAAGTGAGCAGTGCGCTTTGAGTTATATAGTATTTGCACGTAAATATCGCCCGCAGGCGTTTGATGAAGTAGTTGGCCAGTCCCACATAACAACCACACTTAAGAACGCGATCGCGCAAAACAGAGTTGCCCATGCTTACATATTCGCCGGACCACGCGGCGTAGGCAAGACAACTACCGCCAGGATTCTCGCCAAGGCGCTAAACTGTGAAAAAGGCCCTACAGACAATCCGTGTAATAAGTGTGTCTCATGCAATGAGATTACGCAGGGCATAAGCCTTGATATTCTCGAGATAGACGGCGCGTCGAATAGGGGCATAGATGAGATACGCAATCTTCGCGAGAATGTAAAATTTTCTCCGTCAAAGGGAAGATTCAAGGTATATATAATAGATGAAGTCCATATGCTTACCGCGGAAGCCTTTAACGCCCTGCTTAAGACTCTCGAAGAGCCGCCCGCGCACGTAAAGTTCATATTCGCCACAACGCAGGCGCATAAAGTCCCATCTACAATACTTTCCAGGTGCCAGAGGTTCGATTTCAGGCGCATCTCAATAAAAGATATCGTCGATAGCCTTAAAAGCATAGCCAAGAAGGAAGGCGTAAAAGTTGATGATGATGTCCTTATATTGATAGCAAAGCATTCGGACGGTAGCATGAGAGATGCCCAGGTTGTGATGGATCAGATATCGTCATTTACCGAAGGAAAAATTAATATAGAAGACGCTTCTAAGATACTTGGCGCGGTAAGCGACGACATTCTTTTTGGCCTTGCGGACTCGATAAAACAGCAGGACGTGGTTGGAGCGCTCAAGATAATAGACAGCCTGGCGAATGAGGGCAAGGATATAGTACAGGTAATATTGTATATGATAGAGCATTTCAGAAATCTGTCTGTAATAAAGGTAAGCAAGGACCCCGCAAGCCTTATAGACGCTTCTGCCGAAAAGATAAAGCTTTATGACGAGCAAGCCCGAAAATTTACACAGGAGGAGATACTCTACATCATATATACGCTTTCCAATACAATAGACTTTGTCAGAAAATCTACAATAGCGAGAGTCCCATTCGAAGTCGCTATGATTAAACTGACGAGAAGAGGCGCGATAATACCCTCCGGCGAGATAGTGGAGAGGCTTGAAAGGCTGGAGAAGGGACTGAAGGACGGCAGCGTTAAAGGTGTGAGTGTAAGCCCGAAAGAGACCAGCTCCGAACCCCAAATCCAGAACCAAAAACCCACAACCCAGAAAAGCGCAGCGCTGGATGAGTTGATAACCGTATGGCCGGCGGTATTGAATTGCATAAAGGACCGTAAGATATCTATAGCGATGTATCTTAAAGAAGGGATGCCTTTAAACTTCGAAACGAATACGCTTTCCATAGAATTTCCAAAATCTTCAAAATTCCATAAAGAGATGCTCGAATCACCCGATTGCAAATCTTTAATATTGAAAGCGATAAAAGATATATCGGGCCTGGATATTAAGATAAAACTTACAATATCCGAATCCGATGATATGAACAGTAACGCCACGAGGGATGTTTTTGAGGAATCTTTGGGCGGCGTCTCCCAAAAAGACAGGAATTCCCAGGGGGATATCGACGAGCCGATAATAAACGACGCGCTCGAAATATTCGGCGGAGAGATAGAGAATGGGAACGGTAAAAATGGCGGGAGGCGGGTCTAGTGAGCGGATTTCCGGTTTCGATGAAAGCCCTTATAGAGGAATTTGCCAAGATGCCCGGCATAGGGCCCAAAAGCGCGCAGCGCCTGGCATTTTATATACTGCGGGCGCCGAAATCAGACGCGGACGCTCTATCCAAGGCTATCGGCAAGGTTAAGGAATCGGTGAGATTTTGCAAGGCTTGTAATAACCTAAGCGATGAGGAAGTTTGCGATATTTGTAAAAGCAAAACGCGCGATAGGTCTCTTCTTTGTGTAGTCGAAGAGCCAAATGACATAATAGCGATAGAGCGCGCGAAGGAATATAAAGGCATTTATCATGTGCTGTTAGGATCTTTATCGCCTCTGGACGGCATTGGGCCATCGGACCTGAAGATAAAAGAGCTGTTGGAAAGAGTGAAGAAAGAGAAGTTTAACGAGATAATCATAGCCACAGATTTTAATACAGAAGGTGAGGCGACGGCGCTTTATTTAACTAAACAGCTTAAAGATTCAGGCGCCAGGCTGACAAGGGTAGCCTATGGCATACCCGTAGGCAGTGATATAGAATACGCGGACCAGGCCACTATATTAAAAGCATTCGAGGGCAGGCGGGATCTTCAAAGGGCTTGACAGGCATTTAAGCATTTGATATATTATAACCCTGTTCCAAAAAGGAGGATACTATATGGGCGTAGTGGATGCAATAAAGAAGGGTTTCGGCGTTGCGAGCAAGAATTTATTGCTGATTTCGGTATTATTCGTATTCAATCTTATATGGAACATGGTTAATATAGCTCTTATGCCTGCCGGCGCTATATCTACCCCCGGCGCGGCACCTGCTGCCACAACACCTCTGGCTATTCCTCCGGAAGCCGCTATTATCAGCCTGATTGCCAGCATGGTATTTATACTGGCCAGCATATTTATGCAGGGCGGGTCTTTGGGGTTAGTTAAGGACTATATTAAGGAAGGCAAGATGAAGCTGGGCGGTTTTGCTTCATATGGGCTTAAATATTATTTGCGTCTTCTTGGTTTAGGAATTTTGATATTATTGCTTGTGGTGATAGTGGCTTTGATAGCCACCTTAATAATTGCGGCGACGGCTCCTTTAAATAACGTTGTAGCGACAGTAGTAGCCGCTATAATAGCCATAGCTATAGGCCTGGTAGGCATATATTTTGTGATCTTATTGGTAATGGCTCCGTATTCTTTGGTATGTGACGATACCGGTGTGATAGCGGCGATGAAGAAGAGTATGTCTGTCGTACGCAAATCATTCTGGAAAGTACTTTTGTTGCTGATATCGTTAGTATTGATAGCGATAGGCATAGGAGTTCTGATAGGTATAGTAACAGGACTTTTGACAGTGGCTATGCCCGCAAAGGCAGGCCAGGTAATTATAGGCATTGTTAACAGTTTGTTTAACGGATATTTTGGCGTAGTTATGATGGCGGCATTCATGGCTTATTATTTTGCTTTATCCGGAAAAGAAAAAGCTGCCGCATAATATATAGGGTAGATTCAGGCGAAGAGATGAAAGATTTAATAGAGATTCGCTGGCATGGCAGAGGCGGCCAGGGAGCAAAGACAGCCGCCCTTTTGTTTGGCGACGCCGCTTTAGCCTCAGGCAAGTATATCCAGGCATTCCCGGAGTATGGCCCGGAGAGAATGGGCGCTCCGGTCGCTTCATTTAACCGCGTTTCCTCAAAACCTATCTTTATACATTCAGGCGTGACGAATCCAGATGTTGTTGTTGTGCTTGACCCTACACTGATAGAATCTATCGACGTTACCGAAGGTATGCCTGAAAGCGGGGTGCTGATCGTAAATACGGAGAGATCTCCTCTGGATGTAAAGAATGACTGTAAGATAAAAGGGCAGATAAAGGTATTTACGGTAGACGCTTCTAAGATATCTACCGAGACCATAGGAAGAGATATACCGAATACGCCCATGCTTGGAGCTTTGATAAAAGCAACCGGGCTGTTAGATTTTAAAGAGATGCTCACGGATACAAAGGGCAAGCTTGAAAAGAAGTTTAAGTCCAAGCCGGAAGTTATAGAAGGGAATTTAAAGGCAATAGAACGCGCCTACAACGAGGTAAGAAGTTAATATGGCTATCGAAAAGAAAAAAGGCTGGAAGGAACTCACAAAAGGCGCTGTGATAGAAGGCGGCGGCACAGCCAAGCAATTTAAGACAGGCGACTGGAGAAGCGAAAGGCCCGTGCATATTCCGGAGAAATGCATCCATTGCATGGCCTGCTGGATATATTGTCCCGATTCCGCCGTTATAGTAAAGGACGGCAAGGTAGTCGGGTTCGATTACGATTATTGCAAAGGCTGCGGCATCTGTATGCACGAGTGCCCGGTTAAAGGCAAAGCCATAAAGATGATTTCCGAAAAAGAAGCCAAAAAAGAGCAGAAGATATGTCAAAAGTAAATATAGTAGCGAGAACCGGCAACGAGGCTATGGCAGAGGCGATGCGCCAGATAAATCCTGACGTAGTCGCGGCATATCCTATAACCCCCGCTACAGAAATAGTCCAGATATTCGCCACTTATGTTGCCGATGGCCTTGTGGATACAGAATTTGTTCCCGTAGAAAGCGAACATTCCGCTATGTCGGCCTGTATAGGCGCAAGCGTTGCGGGCGGCAGGACGATGACGGGCACATCCAGCCAGGGGCTCGCGTTGATGGCCGAAATGCTTTATATAGCGTCGGGGTTGAGGCTGCCGATAGTGCTTGCGGATGTTAATAGAGCCTTATCGAGTCCGATAAATATACATTGCGATCATTCCGACACCATGATGGTAAGAGACGCCGGTTGGATACAGATATTCTCCGAAAACGCGCAGGAAGCCTACGACAACATGATACAGGCTGTCAAAATAGCCGAAAAAGCGTCCTTGCCGGTAATAGTTACAACGGACGGTTTTATAATAAGCCACGGCATGGAGAGAGTTGAAATAATCGACGACAAAGAAGTGAAGAGTTTTGTCGGAACCAGAAATCCGGAGCATTATCTGTTAAATTTAGAAAAGCCCATAACTGTCGGCGCGCTGGATCTTCAGGATTACTATTTTGAACACAGGCGTCAGCTTGCCGAGGCGATGAAAGACTCCAAAGATGTTATACTGGACGTCGCGAAGGATTTTAAAAATAAGTTTGGCCGTTCTTACGAATTATTTGAAGCTTATAAGCTCGATGACGCAGAATATGCCATTATCGCTATGGGCTCTACCGCAGGCACGACCAAAGCCGTGGTGGATAGATTGCGTGAAAAAGGCATAAAGGCAGGCCTTTTAAAGCCCAGAGTCTTCAGGCCGTTTCCAAAGAACGAGATAGCGGACGCGGTTAAAGGCGTAAAAGCGATAGCGGTTCTTGACAGGTCAGATTCTATCAATGGAAATGAAGGGCCCCTGTGCGTTGAGGTTAAAGCGGCGCTTTTCGATAATAATATGAAGAAGATAGTTTTAAACTACATATATGGCCTTGGAGGCCGCGAGATAAAGCTTGATGATATAGAGAGCGTATATAAAGATCTTGCCGAAGCATTCAAAGGTAACGCAAAAGATATGGTTACATATCTGGGCGTGAGAGAATAATGGCTAATCTAAAAGAATTATCGAAACAGAAGGAATTGTTCACGGGCGGGCATCGCGCGTGCGCGGGCTGCGGCGCGGCGATAGTGGCAAGGCAGGTCCTTGCCGTAGCGGGCCCCAATACTGTGGTTACAAATGCCACAGGCTGCTTGGAGGTCGTATCCACGATATTTCCTTACACCGCCTGGAATGTGCCTTTTGTTCACAGCGCGTTTGAGAATGCCGCCGCCACGATAAGCGGAGTGGAGGCGTTATATAAGTCGTGGACCAGGCAGGGTAAATATAATAAGAAGCTAAACTTC encodes the following:
- a CDS encoding transketolase C-terminal domain-containing protein, yielding MSKVNIVARTGNEAMAEAMRQINPDVVAAYPITPATEIVQIFATYVADGLVDTEFVPVESEHSAMSACIGASVAGGRTMTGTSSQGLALMAEMLYIASGLRLPIVLADVNRALSSPINIHCDHSDTMMVRDAGWIQIFSENAQEAYDNMIQAVKIAEKASLPVIVTTDGFIISHGMERVEIIDDKEVKSFVGTRNPEHYLLNLEKPITVGALDLQDYYFEHRRQLAEAMKDSKDVILDVAKDFKNKFGRSYELFEAYKLDDAEYAIIAMGSTAGTTKAVVDRLREKGIKAGLLKPRVFRPFPKNEIADAVKGVKAIAVLDRSDSINGNEGPLCVEVKAALFDNNMKKIVLNYIYGLGGREIKLDDIESVYKDLAEAFKGNAKDMVTYLGVRE